In a single window of the Pseudoxanthomonas sp. F37 genome:
- a CDS encoding ATP-binding protein, whose translation MLTTTPSFLRTLCNLRWVAIVGQAVTVLVALGPLGIALPRWPLWAGIGALAAFNVYATWRSRRPGGERPGEAFAHMLVDVAVLSWLVAWSGGIGNPFSSMFLLLIAVSALALPLRWVLATGVACLLGYVMTAVFGRPLPHLHGGQFNVHLWGMAVNFVLSAGVVLYFSTRLVAALRMRERELARLRERFARNEGIVALATHAAAVAHELNTPLATLTLLTEDIREHASDADVRDDAGTMRQLIDVCRDRVRALAASADMGVHQRVDLDDVVQRWQLIRPTVELQRTGALPPWLATDASTGHLLQALLNNAADASRQAGSQRVDLDLRCEGDELVGTVRDYGNGFHESVPFQSEQLFRTSKPEGMGVGLALSHATIERLGGRMTMRAVPPKGVQVQFRLPVAGNDESP comes from the coding sequence CTGCTGACCACCACGCCGTCGTTCCTGCGCACGCTGTGCAACCTGCGCTGGGTGGCGATCGTGGGCCAGGCGGTGACGGTGCTGGTCGCGCTGGGGCCGCTGGGCATCGCCCTGCCCCGCTGGCCGCTGTGGGCCGGCATCGGCGCGCTGGCGGCGTTCAACGTGTACGCCACCTGGCGCAGCCGCCGGCCCGGCGGGGAGCGCCCGGGGGAAGCCTTCGCCCACATGCTGGTGGACGTGGCGGTGCTGTCGTGGCTGGTGGCCTGGAGCGGCGGCATCGGCAATCCGTTCAGCTCCATGTTCCTGCTGCTGATCGCCGTCTCGGCGCTGGCCCTGCCGCTGCGCTGGGTGCTGGCCACCGGCGTGGCCTGCCTGCTGGGCTACGTCATGACCGCCGTGTTCGGTCGTCCGCTGCCGCACCTGCATGGCGGCCAGTTCAACGTGCACCTGTGGGGCATGGCGGTGAACTTCGTGCTCTCGGCCGGCGTGGTGCTGTACTTCTCCACCCGCCTGGTGGCCGCGTTGCGGATGCGCGAACGGGAACTTGCGCGCCTGCGCGAGCGCTTCGCGCGCAACGAGGGCATCGTCGCGCTGGCCACCCACGCGGCCGCCGTGGCGCACGAACTGAACACCCCCCTGGCCACCCTGACGCTGCTGACCGAGGACATCCGCGAGCACGCAAGCGACGCCGACGTCCGCGACGACGCCGGCACGATGCGCCAGCTGATCGACGTGTGCCGCGACCGCGTACGCGCGCTGGCCGCCTCGGCCGACATGGGCGTGCACCAGCGCGTGGACCTGGACGACGTGGTGCAGCGCTGGCAGCTGATCCGGCCGACGGTGGAACTGCAGCGCACCGGCGCATTGCCCCCCTGGCTGGCCACCGACGCTTCCACCGGCCACCTGCTGCAGGCCCTGCTGAACAACGCGGCCGATGCCAGCCGCCAGGCCGGATCGCAACGGGTGGACCTGGACCTGCGCTGCGAGGGCGACGAACTGGTGGGCACCGTGCGCGACTACGGCAACGGCTTCCACGAATCGGTGCCGTTCCAGTCCGAGCAACTCTTCCGCACCAGCAAGCCCGAGGGCATGGGCGTGGGCCTGGCCCTGTCGCACGCCACCATCGAGCGGCTGGGCGGACGCATGACCATGCGCGCCGTGCCGCCGAAGGGCGTGCAGGTGCAGTTCCGCCTGCCGGTGGCGGGCAACGACGAATCTCCCTGA
- a CDS encoding response regulator transcription factor, whose translation MKGLLVDDDELYARTLQRSLARKGIETEIALDAASALARAREYQPDFALVDLKLGSDSGLALIEPLRALRADMQILLVTGYASVATAVESIKRGADDYLPKPATVPTILRALGLEAPAAGEDGSATDDTMTPLSRLEWEHIQQALAETEGNISAAARLLGMHRRSLQRKLAKRPGPERRWVDE comes from the coding sequence ATGAAAGGCCTGCTGGTCGACGACGACGAACTCTACGCGCGCACGCTGCAGCGCAGCCTGGCGCGCAAGGGCATCGAGACGGAAATCGCACTGGATGCGGCCAGCGCGCTGGCGCGGGCGCGCGAATATCAGCCCGACTTCGCCCTGGTCGACCTGAAGCTGGGCAGCGATTCGGGCCTGGCCCTGATCGAGCCGCTGCGCGCGCTGCGCGCGGACATGCAGATCCTGCTGGTCACCGGCTACGCCAGCGTCGCCACCGCCGTGGAATCGATCAAGCGCGGCGCCGACGACTATCTGCCCAAGCCGGCCACCGTGCCGACCATCCTGCGCGCGCTGGGCCTGGAAGCGCCCGCCGCCGGAGAAGACGGCAGCGCCACCGACGACACCATGACGCCGCTCAGCCGGCTGGAGTGGGAGCACATCCAGCAGGCGCTGGCCGAAACCGAAGGCAACATCTCCGCCGCCGCACGCCTGCTGGGCATGCACCGGCGCTCGCTGCAGCGCAAGCTGGCCAAGCGTCCCGGGCCGGAGCGTCGCTGGGTCGACGAATAG